Below is a genomic region from Fusarium oxysporum Fo47 chromosome VIII, complete sequence.
CGCCCTCGACATCGCAAACCCAAGATTgtcgaagagcttcttgtGGGCGCCGTCGCTGGAGGGTGTGCCAGGGCTCTCACCACCCCCATTTCGAACGTTGTCACGAGGAAGCAGATGTTGGGGAGTGAGCAGTCGCTTCTGGAGATTCTCTCCGAGATTCGAAAAGAAAGCGGATTGCTTGGTCTCTGGTCTGGCTATTCGGCTACCCTGATGCTCACTCTGAATCCCAGCATCACCTTCTTTGTCAATCGACGGCTGGCAGCGCGGATCTTACCAGcactcgaagaagaggacTTTCCAGTGGCATGGATCGCCTTCTTGATTGCCGCCTCGAGCAAAGCTACTGCCACTGCCATCACATATCCTTTCCAGACGGGCAAGACGCGCCTTCAAATGGCGGGTAGCTCGGTGAGCACGGCGGATGCTGATGTGGAGAAAGGGCAGAGCGGAAATTCGAAGCGCAAGCATATACTGCGGAGGAtacttgatcttctcaatcaGTCCATATTTGGCGTCATTATTCGCATCATTACCAACGAGGGTATGAAAGCACTCTACGCTGGACTTCAGggagagcttctcaagagcttcttcagtCACGGATTGACAATGCTCACCAAGGGTGTTATTCATCGGTTTGTTGTTCGTGTATGGTTTATGATGCTGTTGCCCTACTTGCGACAGCGAAGGCTGCGGATGAAGTGATGGGATGTGGTTCAGTGCGAGATTCTCAACATTGGAAAGCGACGCTCGATCGCTCCACGGTGTTTCCTCCGTGAGCTGAAAAGCCTGTCCCTTCGGACTGGAGGGCTATCAAGCCAGGCATCGAAGAGCCAGGGGCGGTATCTGTCTTGTGTGACTTGGAGGTCAGAGGTACGTCGCAGACGTAGCAGGTCAGGGGTGGAACATCCTCAGAAGATGTCTTTTTGGATGATGGGATCATGAACTGTTTAACGCAACTGTGACACAAAACATGACCACACTCTTTGGTCATCATGGGATTGGAGGCGTTTGTGAGCATCTTTAAGCATGACGGGCAAGTCCTCTGCTTGCCCTTTGACGTTTCCTCTTCGTTGAAGTTAATTGTGATGAGATTTTGCATGGTAATAGGGTGGGGACTGTCGGATCCAGATGCTGGGCATGTTGGTACGGTCTTGTCTTTCTTCGCAACTGGTGGGAGTTTGCTTGATTGGGCGTCTGGTGTAAGTGACGGAGTCCAGAATGATGGGAGATGTGGTTTCGCAGCCTGTACGATAGGGAGTCAACACGAAATACTACACCACTGTAGGGTTGAGATTCCTACCTTTTCCTCTTCCAGCGCTTTCCTGGCTTTGACCTTGTCCTCGCGCGCAATGCGATCCAGCTCGTCTTTGTCGAGTTCAAACTTACGCTTCGTATCTACTACCAAAGCTTGCGAGTTCGAATCGCTGATC
It encodes:
- a CDS encoding mitochondrial carrier domain-containing protein, which codes for MSSQQALNALGHAVSGSVGTAISTASLYPLDLVTTRLKAQRKTGGSTGDYDGVISAFKGIPANEGGIKALYSGLGTDVAKSVVDSFLFFGFYNYLRPRHRKPKIVEELLVGAVAGGCARALTTPISNVVTRKQMLGSEQSLLEILSEIRKESGLLGLWSGYSATLMLTLNPSITFFVNRRLAARILPALEEEDFPVAWIAFLIAASSKATATAITYPFQTGKTRLQMAGSSVSTADADVEKGQSGNSKRKHILRRILDLLNQSIFGVIIRIITNEGMKALYAGLQGELLKSFFSHGLTMLTKGVIHRFVVRVWFMMLLPYLRQRRLRMK